The Candidozyma auris chromosome 1, complete sequence genome includes a region encoding these proteins:
- the LYS144 gene encoding Lys144p, with product MKNSTTVTKPKIKKRKYSRKGCNECKRRKIKCDETAPACNNCTRLNKTCVYENKVETQHDPLMSKLPSQDDNSLKEANLNLKFYKPKTPKSTRKEEKIKKETAREPPSSQQNNFEDGPNAFTKLDSMDSSILPMITNVQPEAPSSIVSSIETNHEMQTVFNEASLLVNDIHHTLEDNDAANNVHDYRLFPRTHTSPSLSSEDRAQFSIDDFVDLNDQASPSRPWNKVAEIWEFSNSQLIEECVNANNLGEPHSGYLRTLTSTELSYHMYPLASSIETNEVVKLLLMYSTECPHLLFSLLAISATFQFNQTGRSSHDIARQKYIGVCLRKLSDDFSEKPSSKLSQSFHVEKLLMTVLVLTTYFSATTSQLNDTVLNSWKVHLRGARDLLINYSRITKSENVSLGLALAKSWFFALESVAAVFSSVGGATSKSFDGPPLDNDDLFGSFPNLPLDANSVFVESGFFEFHENRHYHESLSRLAMVVTSPTSSDFNIFWGYTATCVKAIICYTRVKDAMDLKCLQRAPMRWIAQIVSLLGQTGREEVVPGVSPRNYVVPKTCRGHPDYEPSHQRYNFPPACYAVECDENGEKTYYSWFDASNQFHVDFLHLTLLVSPEFYGLPRTHPLVQEMVQRIFTGAFFLKEKSAPSYERDRSEIIVESDNYYLSSSTFDNRCIMIQSAFRLCASVVLEEEYFEKIELFFMGLVKLGNGSSLSALDQVTRVKEIRRERAQENPDLIDEEVIEFEEGKASIPFA from the coding sequence ATGAAGAACTCCACGACTGTTACCAAACCTAAGAttaagaaaagaaagtaCTCCAGGAAAGGATGCAACGAATGcaagaggaggaagatcAAATGCGATGAAACTGCCCCTGCTTGTAATAATTGCACCAGACTCAACAAAACGTGTGTTTATGAAAATAAGGTGGAGACACAACATGACCCTTTGATGCTGAAACTTCCTTCCCAGGATGACAACTCGTTGAAGGAggccaacttgaacttgaagttttACAAACCAAAGACACCAAAGCTGACGAGGAAAGAggaaaagatcaagaaggaaacCGCCAGAGAACCACCATCGCTGCAGCAGAACAACTTCGAAGATGGTCCCAACGCTTTTACCAAATTGGACTCTATGGACTCCTCAATTCTCCCAATGATCACAAACGTTCAGCCTGAGGCTCCTTCTAGCATTGTGTCGAGCATCGAGACAAACCACGAGATGCAAACGGTCTTCAACGAAGCTAGTTTGCTTGTGAATGACATTCATCATACTCTCGAGGATAACGACGCAGCCAATAATGTTCATGACTATAGACTATTCCCCAGAACCCATACAAGTCCCTCTTTATCTTCTGAAGATAGAGCACAGTTCAGTATTGATGACTTTGTGGACCTCAATGACCAAGCAAGCCCGCTGCGACCTTGGAATAAGGTGGCAGAGATATGGGAGTTCCTGAACTCGCAGCTAATAGAGGAATGTGTCAATGCAAACAACCTAGGGGAACCCCATTCGGGCTACCTACGCACACTAACCTCTACCGAGCTCTCTTATCACATGTACCCACTCGCTTCTCTGATAGAGACTAACGAAGTtgtgaagcttcttctcatgTACCTGACAGAGTGCCCGCATCTTCTATTCTCGCTCCTAGCTATTTCTGCCACTTTCCAATTTAATCAGACTGGCAGATCTAGCCACGATATAGCTAGACAGAAGTACATCGGTGTGTGTCTACGAAAGCTAAGTGACGATTTCTCTGAGAAACCGTCCTCAAAGCTATCTCAGTCTTTCCACGTCgaaaagcttttgatgaCGGTGTTGGTTCTTACAACGTATTTCAGCGCAACAACATCACAGTTAAACGATACTGTTCTTAATTCCTGGAAAGTTCATCTTCGGGGAGCCCGTGACCTTCTCATCAACTACAGCAGAATCACAAAGTCAGAGAATGTGTCATTAGGCTTGGCTTTGGCTAAATCTTGGTTTTTTGCTCTCGAGTCTGTTGCTGCAGTATTCTCTTCTGTGGGCGGCGCAACGTCCAAATCATTTGATGGTCCGCCACTAGACAACGACGACCTCTTTGGGTCATTTCCTAATCTCCCGCTTGATGCCAACTCAgtctttgttgaaagtGGATTCTTTGAGTTCCATGAAAATAGACATTACCATGAGTCGTTGAGTCGATTGGCGATGGTAGTCACCAGCCCAACGCTGTCAGACTTCAATATATTTTGGGGATACACCGCTACGTGTGTGAAGGCAATTATCTGCTACACAAGAGTCAAGGATGCAATGGACCTAAAATGTTTGCAAAGGGCACCAATGCGATGGATTGCACAAATCGTTTCACTACTTGGGCAGACAGGACGAGAAGAGGTGGTACCTGGTGTACTGCCACGCAACTATGTTGTACCTAAAACATGTAGGGGACATCCGGACTATGAGCCTCTGCACCAGCGTTACAATTTCCCGCCAGCTTGTTATGCTGTAGAATGCGATGAAAATGGCGAAAAGACATACTACTCTTGGTTTGATGCTTCAAACCAATTTCACGTCGACTTCTTACATCTTACACTTCTTGTGCTGCCGGAATTCTACGGCCTTCCTCGAACACATCCCCTAGTCCAAGAAATGGTGCAGAGGATCTTTACCGGAGCATTCTTTTTAAAGGAGAAACTGGCACCGCTGTACGAAAGAGACAGATCCGAAATTATTGTGGAGAGCGATAACTACTACCTTTCTCTGTCGACTTTTGACAACAGGTGCATCATGATCCAGTCTGCATTTCGACTCTGTGCTAGCGTGGTGTTAGAGGAGGAGTATTTCGAGAAAATTGAATTATTCTTTATGGGCCTCGTGAAATTGGGCAATGGCTCTTCGCTTAGTGCACT